Sequence from the Leptospira johnsonii genome:
GGAGAAATGATCAGAGTCACTCCCTTTGGTTCGTAAGAAATGGAACTTCTTGCTCCGAAGAGTGAAACTGGAGTTTTTACTCTTTCCGGTTTCATCCAAGTTTTTACATGTCGAATCGCGTCTTTTAATTCCGCGATAGAAGGCATGATCTCAGTAAGATCCGTTTCGTGAGGAGCTTTTCTAAAATCATTTTGTAAGGCTTGCTTGATCTCTGGGGTAAGTCTTTCCACTGCCGCCAGTAATTTTTTCAATAATACGACTCGATCCTTTGCCTTGGAAACTTTCAGAACCTTATGAAAATGACGTTTTTGAACATCGAATACTCTTTGCATCTCCTTAGGGTTCGGAGCAGGAAAAGAAGCCGTTCCGCTGGAAGCGGAAGAGACTGAGCTCGCCGGTTGTGTAGCTGTGCTGGACATTGAGGGGTCTCCTAAGTTCTAACATTCTTCCGGAAATCCGGACTGGTAGAGAACCAAGGTATAATTTCACCAAATTCAGGATTTTGACGCAACCTTTTTATTGAATGATCATTCCGTAACTTTTCGAGAAAAAGTCGCCTTCCTGGACCCAGGTCGCTTTTTATTCTACCCGTTATGATAAGATTTTTCCTACTCAATCAAGTGATAGCTTAGTCCAAAAGGACTATTTCCTAATGACGTTTTTGGAAATTTATTTCTGACAAGAATCGTAAGATAAATTTTTCACTCAGTTTTTTTTTCCAAGTTTGATCCGTATAATTCGCTTAGCGGAATCTTATTTTTAATTTATAAGTTTCGCTATTTCTTGACAGAGACTACTAACGTTTTTCAGAGTAACTTGATATGAGCCAAGGGAAAACCCTAGAACTTTTCCATCACAAAGACCAAGGTATATTCAGCAATCTGAAGGACCTGAATCATCCTATTTCGGAGAACACTCCGTTTCATTTTAAATTTTTCAATCTTACCGAGAGTGTGGACAGCATTCTCTCCAAGACATTGGATCGTTATCTTTTACATTTGGATATCATCTTCGTGAGGGATTCTGTTCTCGCGGCTATGAAAGAAACCATCACGAACACTATCAAAGCAAATATCAAGAGGATCTATTTTAGAGAACTCCAGGCGGATATCCAAAATCCTAGTGTATATCGCAGCAAGATCCTGGGCTTTAAACAAACATATCTGGATAATAAGGAGAAGTACGAAGATCTTCTTTTTAAGAACAATTACGTTGTCCTAGTATCGTTCATTCATAATAAGGACGCAATCCGCATCCGCGTGATGAATAATGTAAAACTCAGCCCGGAAGAAGTGGAACGTATCAACGTAAGGATCGAAAAAGCAAAAACTTATAACGATCTTGCAGAAGCATTTTTAGAAAAAGGGGACGAGACCGAAGGCGCTGGTCTTGGACTGATCATGACTCTAATGATGTTGAAAAACGACGGTTTAGGCGCAAGTTCCTATAAAGTAGAAAGCCAAGGCAATAATACTTCAGTTATAATCGATATTCCTATTCGGATCCAAAAAGAAAATGTTCAGATCCAAAAAGCAGAAGAGATCATCAAGGAAGTAGACCAACTTCCTACATTCCCTAAAGCGATCCAAGATATCCAATTAGCGATCGATAAACCGAATTCAAGTATCGGCCAGATCGCTGAGATGGTGAAGAAGGACGTAGCTCTTTCTGCAAACATTCTGAAATTATCCAACTCTGCAGCTTTTCGACGTGGAAACAAAGTAGAGTCATTGGACAGAGCCATCCAGCTCATCGGTTTGAAAGAGCTACAGGTTTTATTATATTCTCTCGGAACAAAACAGATCTTGGAGAATAAGTTCCCTGCCTTCTTAACGATCTGGG
This genomic interval carries:
- a CDS encoding HDOD domain-containing protein; translation: MSQGKTLELFHHKDQGIFSNLKDLNHPISENTPFHFKFFNLTESVDSILSKTLDRYLLHLDIIFVRDSVLAAMKETITNTIKANIKRIYFRELQADIQNPSVYRSKILGFKQTYLDNKEKYEDLLFKNNYVVLVSFIHNKDAIRIRVMNNVKLSPEEVERINVRIEKAKTYNDLAEAFLEKGDETEGAGLGLIMTLMMLKNDGLGASSYKVESQGNNTSVIIDIPIRIQKENVQIQKAEEIIKEVDQLPTFPKAIQDIQLAIDKPNSSIGQIAEMVKKDVALSANILKLSNSAAFRRGNKVESLDRAIQLIGLKELQVLLYSLGTKQILENKFPAFLTIWEKSNQCAYYCKLIAQRLNLPKEAMSNLMSAALLHDIGEIILLSLEQERMGKIQNYSASKEIASSLSMEEAAFGITHTKIGALIAEKWNFPELYSKTMEYHHRPQLAEEQYKEIIFPIYLGDMMIKINNEEAKFSEIPDEVLKHCKFFSSGDFHSFRTKALESFQATL